A window of the Nocardia sp. NBC_01329 genome harbors these coding sequences:
- a CDS encoding GuaB1 family IMP dehydrogenase-related protein, producing the protein MQFLPGHHPPYDLTYNDVFLVPNRTDIASRFDVDLATADGSGTTIPLVVANMTAVAGRRMAETVARRGGIVVLPQDLPNSAVAETIAFVKSRSLIADTPVTLTGDHSVSDALALIHKRAHGAVVVVDNGRPVGLVTEAACADVDRFARLHEIASTDFVTVSATSEAAEIFDRLEAAHSDGPAVLVAPDGTLAGVLTRTGAVRDGIYRPAVDDGGKLRIAAAVGINGDVPAKAKALVDAGADVLVVDTAHGHQVKMLETLRGIRDLGLGVPLVAGNTVSAEGTRHLIEAGADIVKVGVGPGAMCTTRMMTGVGRPQFSAVAECAAAAADLGAHIWADGGVRHPRDVALALAAGASNVMIGSWFAGTYESPGDLRIDRNGDAYKESFGMASKRAVAARTATDHGYERARKALFEEGISSSRMQLDPERPGVEDLIDHICSGVRSACTYAGARTLAEFHDRAVIGVQSAAGFAEGRPLPGGW; encoded by the coding sequence GTGCAGTTTCTCCCCGGACATCACCCGCCGTACGACCTGACCTACAACGACGTCTTCCTGGTTCCGAACCGCACCGATATCGCCTCCCGGTTCGACGTCGACCTGGCGACGGCCGACGGCTCCGGCACCACCATTCCCTTGGTCGTCGCCAATATGACCGCGGTCGCCGGTCGGCGGATGGCCGAAACCGTGGCCCGGCGCGGCGGGATCGTGGTGCTGCCGCAGGACCTGCCCAACAGCGCCGTCGCCGAGACCATCGCCTTCGTCAAGAGCCGTTCGCTGATCGCCGATACCCCCGTCACGCTGACCGGTGATCATTCGGTCTCCGATGCCCTGGCCCTGATCCACAAACGGGCCCACGGCGCGGTCGTGGTGGTCGACAACGGGCGGCCGGTCGGGCTGGTCACCGAGGCCGCTTGTGCGGACGTCGATCGGTTCGCCCGGCTGCACGAGATCGCCAGCACCGACTTCGTCACCGTCTCGGCGACCTCGGAAGCCGCCGAGATCTTCGACCGCCTCGAAGCCGCGCACAGCGACGGGCCCGCCGTACTGGTCGCCCCGGACGGCACCCTCGCCGGGGTGCTCACTCGCACCGGCGCCGTGCGCGACGGGATCTATCGCCCGGCGGTCGACGACGGCGGGAAGTTGCGGATCGCGGCCGCGGTCGGGATCAACGGGGACGTACCGGCCAAGGCCAAGGCGCTGGTGGACGCGGGCGCCGACGTGCTGGTGGTGGACACCGCGCACGGCCATCAGGTGAAGATGCTGGAAACCCTGCGCGGCATCCGGGATCTCGGGCTGGGCGTCCCACTGGTCGCCGGTAACACCGTATCGGCCGAGGGCACCCGGCATCTGATCGAGGCCGGCGCCGATATCGTCAAGGTCGGAGTCGGACCGGGCGCGATGTGCACTACCCGGATGATGACCGGGGTGGGCCGGCCGCAGTTCTCCGCGGTGGCCGAATGCGCGGCGGCGGCCGCTGATCTGGGTGCCCACATCTGGGCGGACGGTGGTGTCCGCCATCCGCGCGATGTCGCTCTGGCGCTCGCCGCGGGGGCCTCGAACGTGATGATCGGCTCCTGGTTCGCCGGTACCTACGAATCTCCCGGTGACCTGCGGATAGATCGGAACGGCGATGCGTACAAGGAGAGCTTCGGTATGGCCTCCAAACGCGCCGTCGCGGCCCGTACCGCCACCGATCACGGCTACGAGCGGGCCCGCAAAGCCCTGTTCGAGGAGGGTATCTCCAGTTCTCGGATGCAACTGGATCCGGAACGTCCCGGGGTGGAGGATCTCATCGACCACATCTGTTCCGGTGTCCGCAGCGCCTGCACCTACGCCGGTGCGCGCACCCTCGCGGAATTCCACGATCGCGCGGTGATCGGCGTGCAGTCGGCGGCCGGGTTCGCCGAGGGCCGTCCGCTGCCGGGCGGGTGGTGA
- a CDS encoding DEAD/DEAH box helicase — protein sequence MPEPTTSDAGSSADPNTGALRTPPPFARLGLPVLTVQALRREGITEPLPIQAAAVPDALAGHDVLGRAPTGSGKTLAFGLPILARLAGAPAIVRAPRGLILAPTRELALQIERALEPFALGLRLGTAVGGMPLARQSEKLQRGVDLLIATPGRLADLVEQGAAVLDAVRITAIDEADHMADFGFLPQVRRLLDLIPRDGQRLLFSATLDDDSVQDLVRRYLREPVTHSVAAEPETTTATHHLLFVEVADKPAVLAEIAAREGRTLLFARTQYGAEKLTRRLRDQGIRVAALHGGKAQNRRIRTLEAFADGNISALVATDIAARGIHVDAISLVVHADPPADAKDYVHRAGRTARAGASGTVITVVTPDQRAEVAALTGAAGVQVVEHTVRPGDREIRRLTGARTPPGPAAVEAPASPPTAQRGHHRGPVARGRARGGDAKPSPGRRPRRRPAR from the coding sequence GTGCCTGAGCCCACGACATCGGACGCCGGGAGCTCGGCCGATCCGAACACGGGCGCACTCCGTACTCCCCCGCCCTTCGCCCGGCTCGGACTGCCGGTACTCACTGTGCAGGCACTGCGACGCGAGGGAATCACCGAACCGCTCCCCATCCAGGCCGCGGCCGTACCCGACGCGCTGGCCGGTCACGATGTGCTCGGCCGCGCGCCCACCGGCTCCGGGAAAACGCTGGCGTTCGGACTGCCGATCCTCGCCCGCCTGGCCGGTGCGCCGGCGATCGTCCGCGCCCCCCGGGGCCTGATCCTCGCCCCCACCCGGGAACTCGCCTTGCAGATCGAGCGAGCACTCGAACCCTTCGCCCTGGGATTACGCCTCGGCACAGCGGTGGGTGGTATGCCCCTGGCCCGGCAGAGCGAGAAGCTCCAGCGCGGTGTGGACCTGCTGATCGCGACTCCCGGGCGCCTCGCCGACCTGGTCGAACAGGGCGCCGCAGTACTCGACGCGGTCCGGATCACCGCGATCGACGAGGCCGACCATATGGCCGATTTCGGTTTCCTGCCGCAGGTCCGCCGGCTACTCGATCTCATCCCCCGCGACGGGCAGCGGTTGCTGTTCTCCGCGACTCTGGACGACGACTCCGTGCAGGATCTGGTCCGGCGGTATCTGCGCGAGCCGGTCACCCACTCCGTGGCCGCGGAACCGGAGACCACCACCGCGACCCATCACTTGCTGTTCGTCGAGGTCGCGGACAAACCCGCGGTGCTCGCCGAGATCGCCGCCCGCGAGGGCCGCACACTGCTGTTCGCCCGCACCCAGTACGGCGCCGAGAAACTCACCCGCCGGCTACGCGACCAAGGGATCCGTGTCGCGGCGCTGCACGGAGGCAAAGCACAGAACCGGCGGATCCGGACCCTGGAGGCCTTCGCCGACGGCAATATCTCCGCGCTGGTCGCCACCGATATCGCCGCCCGCGGTATCCACGTGGACGCGATCTCGCTGGTGGTGCACGCCGATCCGCCCGCCGATGCCAAGGACTACGTCCATCGGGCCGGGCGCACGGCCCGGGCGGGCGCGAGCGGGACGGTGATCACCGTGGTCACCCCGGACCAGCGCGCCGAGGTAGCCGCACTGACCGGCGCCGCCGGCGTCCAGGTGGTCGAGCACACAGTGCGACCGGGCGACCGGGAGATCCGCCGGCTCACCGGTGCGCGCACCCCACCCGGTCCCGCTGCGGTGGAAGCCCCCGCGAGCCCACCGACCGCCCAGCGCGGCCACCACCGAGGCCCGGTCGCCCGGGGCCGGGCCCGTGGCGGCGATGCGAAACCCTCGCCCGGCCGCCGGCCCCGCCGCCGCCCGGCCCGGTGA
- a CDS encoding M56 family metallopeptidase yields MNAAAPAFAVLALLLAGPVPESLSRATWTYRVPRAALVLWQAIALAAVLSAFSSGLAIAAELLVPGHDGRPTTKPTDEIDALGLPLWLAYVSVFMLTLLVGARLVYASIRVGVHTRRRRAKHRMLVDLLDQSGPVRRAADIRVLSSTEPIAYCLPGLRRRVVVSAGTLDNLNEQELTAILSHERSHLRARHDLVLEAFTAAHEAFPRFVRSKSALDSVKLLIELLADDSAVKVTGPKPLARALVACSKSTAPQGALAVGGPSTLIRIQRLAGPLGDFRIAGAAYLASIAILVVPTLAVAIPWLVELSRLFRA; encoded by the coding sequence ATGAACGCAGCAGCACCGGCATTCGCCGTACTTGCCTTGCTTCTCGCCGGTCCCGTACCGGAATCGCTCAGCAGGGCGACCTGGACCTATCGCGTGCCCCGCGCCGCCCTCGTGCTCTGGCAAGCCATTGCGCTGGCCGCGGTGCTCAGCGCTTTCAGCTCCGGGCTCGCCATCGCGGCCGAACTCCTGGTCCCCGGCCACGACGGCCGGCCCACGACCAAACCCACCGATGAGATCGATGCGCTGGGTCTGCCGCTGTGGCTGGCCTACGTTTCGGTGTTCATGCTCACCCTGTTGGTCGGCGCCCGGCTCGTGTACGCGTCGATCCGGGTAGGGGTGCACACTCGCCGCCGCCGCGCCAAGCACCGCATGCTGGTGGATCTGCTCGACCAGAGCGGCCCGGTCCGGCGCGCCGCCGATATCCGGGTGCTCTCGTCCACCGAACCCATCGCCTACTGTCTGCCGGGGCTGCGGCGGCGGGTCGTGGTGAGCGCCGGCACCCTCGACAATCTGAACGAGCAGGAGCTCACCGCCATCCTCAGCCATGAACGGTCCCATCTTCGAGCCCGGCACGATCTGGTGCTGGAGGCGTTCACCGCCGCGCACGAGGCCTTCCCGCGGTTCGTCCGCAGCAAATCCGCGCTGGATTCCGTGAAACTGCTGATCGAACTTCTCGCCGACGATTCCGCGGTCAAGGTCACCGGTCCCAAACCACTGGCCAGGGCACTGGTGGCGTGCTCGAAATCCACCGCCCCGCAGGGCGCGCTGGCGGTGGGCGGACCCAGCACCCTGATCCGCATCCAGCGGCTGGCCGGTCCACTGGGCGATTTCCGCATCGCCGGCGCCGCCTATCTCGCCTCGATCGCCATTCTGGTGGTACCGACCCTGGCCGTCGCGATCCCCTGGCTGGTCGAGTTGAGCCGGTTGTTCCGTGCCTGA
- a CDS encoding BlaI/MecI/CopY family transcriptional regulator — MAGLGELEKAVMDQLWSTDEPQTVRQVHEALSARRELAYTTVMTVLQRLAKKNLVVQRRDDRAHRYAPVHTRDELVAGLMMDALQQADEAGSRAAALVHFVEQVGKDEAAALRDALAKLEATEDN; from the coding sequence ATGGCTGGACTTGGTGAGCTCGAGAAAGCGGTTATGGACCAACTGTGGTCGACCGATGAACCACAAACGGTCCGGCAGGTCCACGAGGCCCTGTCGGCGCGCCGCGAACTCGCGTACACCACGGTGATGACCGTGCTGCAGCGTCTCGCGAAGAAGAATCTGGTGGTACAGCGGCGCGACGACCGCGCCCACCGGTACGCTCCCGTACACACCCGCGACGAGCTGGTCGCCGGTCTCATGATGGACGCGCTGCAACAGGCGGACGAGGCCGGGAGCCGGGCCGCGGCCCTGGTGCACTTCGTGGAGCAGGTCGGCAAGGACGAGGCCGCGGCCCTACGGGACGCACTCGCTAAGCTCGAAGCAACCGAGGACAACTAG
- a CDS encoding PaaI family thioesterase, translating to MTEQQTRPSSVADLSPEQLNEISKGTFADLLGLRVTELGPDRVCGVWNVTPQLHQPAGIQNGGVLCTVVETLASTGGAAWYGERGVVVGVNNNTDFLRGVRDGQLSAEATPLHRGGTQQLWQVVITDEDGRLIARGQVRLQNLPHRS from the coding sequence ATGACCGAACAGCAGACCCGCCCCTCATCGGTGGCCGATCTCAGCCCCGAGCAACTCAACGAGATCAGCAAGGGAACCTTCGCGGATCTGCTCGGTCTGCGCGTGACCGAGCTGGGGCCCGATCGCGTATGCGGGGTATGGAACGTCACCCCGCAGCTGCACCAGCCCGCCGGCATCCAGAACGGCGGAGTGCTGTGCACCGTGGTGGAGACCCTCGCCAGCACCGGCGGCGCCGCCTGGTACGGCGAACGCGGCGTGGTGGTCGGGGTCAACAACAACACCGATTTCCTGCGCGGCGTCCGTGACGGGCAGCTGAGCGCCGAGGCCACCCCGCTGCATCGCGGCGGAACGCAGCAGCTGTGGCAGGTGGTGATCACCGACGAGGACGGCCGGCTGATCGCACGCGGCCAGGTCCGGTTGCAGAACCTCCCGCACCGCTCCTGA
- a CDS encoding SDR family oxidoreductase: MSTDLLGKSALVSGASRGIGYAVAAELLSRGANVLITARKPEPLEKAAAELRALGHQGEVVALAGNSGDDEARSAAVQRAVAEFGSLDILINNTGINPVYGALMEADLDAVRKIFDVNVVAALGYIQEAYKAWMGEHGGAVVNVASVAGIRSTGVIAAYGASKAALIRLTDELAWQLGPKIRVNAVAPGVVKTSFADALYSADEEAAAQLYPMKRLGSPEDVARLIAFLASDQAAWITGETVRVDGGLLSTGGL, encoded by the coding sequence ATGAGCACCGATCTGTTGGGCAAGAGTGCGCTGGTCTCCGGGGCCAGCCGTGGTATCGGCTACGCGGTGGCCGCCGAGCTGCTGAGCCGCGGCGCGAATGTGCTGATCACCGCGCGCAAGCCCGAACCACTGGAGAAAGCGGCCGCCGAGCTGCGGGCGCTGGGGCATCAGGGGGAGGTCGTCGCCCTGGCCGGGAACTCCGGCGACGACGAGGCGCGCAGCGCCGCCGTACAGCGCGCGGTCGCCGAATTCGGTTCGCTGGACATCCTGATCAACAACACCGGGATCAACCCGGTGTACGGCGCGCTGATGGAAGCCGACCTCGATGCGGTGCGCAAGATCTTCGACGTCAACGTCGTGGCCGCGCTGGGCTATATCCAGGAGGCGTACAAGGCGTGGATGGGCGAGCACGGCGGCGCCGTGGTGAATGTGGCCAGTGTGGCCGGTATCCGCTCGACCGGGGTGATCGCGGCCTACGGCGCTTCCAAGGCGGCGTTGATCCGGCTCACCGACGAATTGGCCTGGCAGCTCGGCCCGAAGATCCGCGTCAACGCGGTGGCGCCCGGGGTGGTGAAGACCAGTTTCGCCGACGCCCTGTACTCGGCGGACGAAGAGGCGGCCGCGCAGCTCTACCCGATGAAGCGGCTGGGTTCGCCGGAGGATGTGGCGCGGCTGATCGCGTTCCTGGCCTCCGACCAGGCGGCCTGGATCACCGGTGAGACGGTGCGTGTCGACGGCGGCCTGCTGTCGACCGGCGGTCTCTGA
- a CDS encoding ABC-F family ATP-binding cassette domain-containing protein has translation MITATDLEVRAGVRTLLSAPGPALRVQAGDRIGLVGRNGAGKTTTLRILAGEGEPYAGTLTRSSDIGYLPQDPREGNLDVLARDRVLSARGLDALIRDMEKQQALMAELADETERERAVRKYGRLEDRFSALGGYVAESEAARICNSLGLPDRVLDQALRTLSGGQRRRIELARILFAASDGSGGRSDTTLLLDEPTNHLDADSITWLRGFLQNHSGGLIVISHDVELLADVVNKVWFLDAVRGEADVYNMSWQKYLDARATDEQRRRRERANAEKKASALRVQAAKLGAKATKAVAAQNMAKRADRLMSELDEVRVADKVARIKFPEPAPCGKTPLMAENLTKVYGSLEIFTGVDLAIDRGSRVVVLGLNGAGKTTLLRLLAGTEEPTAGGLVPGHGLKVGYFAQEHDTLDDSASVWENIRHAAPDAGEQELRGLLGAFMFTGPQLEQPAGTLSGGEKTRLALAGLVSSAANVLLLDEPTNNLDPISREQVLDALRTYAGAVVLVTHDPGAAEALNPERVILLPDGTEDHWSAEYLELIQLA, from the coding sequence GTGATCACCGCGACCGACCTCGAGGTCCGGGCCGGCGTCCGCACCCTGCTGTCCGCGCCCGGCCCGGCGCTGCGGGTACAGGCCGGCGATCGGATCGGCCTGGTCGGGCGTAACGGTGCCGGTAAGACCACCACGTTGCGCATCCTGGCGGGTGAGGGTGAGCCCTATGCCGGGACGCTCACGCGATCCAGCGACATCGGTTATCTCCCGCAGGACCCCCGCGAGGGGAATCTCGACGTCCTGGCCCGGGACCGGGTGCTCTCGGCCCGCGGTCTGGACGCGCTGATCCGCGATATGGAGAAGCAACAGGCACTGATGGCCGAACTGGCCGACGAGACCGAACGTGAACGCGCTGTCCGCAAGTACGGCCGCCTGGAGGACCGGTTCTCCGCCCTCGGTGGGTATGTGGCCGAGAGCGAGGCGGCCCGTATCTGCAACAGCCTGGGGCTGCCGGATCGAGTGCTGGACCAGGCGCTGCGGACCCTGTCCGGTGGTCAGCGGCGGCGAATCGAACTGGCGCGCATCCTTTTCGCCGCCTCCGACGGCAGCGGCGGCCGGTCCGACACCACACTGCTGCTGGACGAGCCCACCAACCACCTCGACGCCGATTCCATCACCTGGTTGCGCGGCTTCCTGCAGAACCACAGCGGTGGCCTGATCGTGATCAGCCACGATGTCGAACTGCTCGCCGACGTGGTCAACAAGGTGTGGTTCCTCGACGCGGTGCGCGGTGAAGCCGATGTCTACAACATGAGCTGGCAGAAGTACCTCGACGCCCGCGCGACCGACGAACAGCGCCGCCGCCGGGAGCGGGCCAATGCGGAGAAGAAGGCGTCGGCGTTGCGTGTCCAGGCGGCCAAGCTCGGTGCCAAGGCCACCAAAGCCGTTGCCGCGCAGAACATGGCCAAACGTGCCGACCGGCTGATGTCGGAACTGGACGAGGTACGCGTGGCCGACAAGGTCGCCCGGATCAAGTTCCCCGAACCGGCCCCCTGCGGGAAGACCCCGCTGATGGCGGAGAACCTCACCAAGGTCTACGGGTCGCTCGAGATCTTCACCGGAGTGGACCTGGCCATCGATCGGGGCAGCCGGGTGGTGGTGCTCGGTCTCAACGGCGCCGGTAAGACCACATTGCTGCGGCTCCTGGCCGGTACCGAGGAGCCCACCGCCGGTGGCCTGGTGCCCGGTCACGGGCTCAAGGTGGGGTATTTCGCCCAGGAGCACGACACCCTCGACGATTCGGCTTCTGTCTGGGAGAACATCCGGCACGCGGCGCCGGACGCGGGTGAACAGGAGCTGCGCGGCCTGCTGGGTGCCTTCATGTTCACCGGTCCGCAGCTCGAGCAGCCCGCCGGGACGTTGTCCGGTGGTGAGAAGACCCGGCTCGCGCTGGCCGGACTCGTCTCCTCGGCCGCCAACGTGCTGCTGCTCGACGAACCCACGAACAACCTCGACCCGATCTCGCGGGAACAGGTCCTCGACGCGCTGCGCACCTATGCGGGCGCGGTGGTACTCGTAACGCACGATCCGGGCGCCGCCGAGGCCCTGAACCCGGAACGGGTGATCTTGCTCCCGGACGGCACCGAGGACCATTGGTCCGCCGAGTACCTGGAATTGATTCAGCTCGCGTGA
- a CDS encoding helix-turn-helix domain-containing protein yields the protein MGDRPVQSKSTLGKGTRVTGKSRDRLQNQLKKQYEAGASIRSLARATGRSYGFIHNVLTESHVQLRSRGGANRRKAR from the coding sequence ATGGGCGACAGGCCGGTACAGAGCAAGAGCACATTGGGCAAGGGCACCCGCGTCACGGGTAAGTCACGGGATCGCCTGCAAAACCAGTTGAAGAAACAATACGAGGCGGGGGCGAGTATCCGGTCGCTGGCACGTGCGACCGGACGCTCCTACGGGTTCATCCACAACGTGCTGACGGAGTCGCATGTGCAACTCCGCAGCCGTGGTGGTGCCAACCGCCGTAAAGCTCGCTAG
- a CDS encoding acyl-CoA thioesterase has protein sequence MTFSVPVTVRGYELDVQGHVNQAVYLQYAEHARWEFLVAAGLKADKLVAARVGPVVLESTIKYRRELRVGDDFRVTCEFEWGSGKTYRIRQEMIRTDGTLSAEVAVIGGLLDLDARKLLADPGGRFRELATNPGLLGL, from the coding sequence ATGACCTTCTCCGTCCCCGTAACCGTCCGCGGTTACGAACTCGATGTCCAAGGCCATGTCAATCAGGCGGTCTACCTGCAATACGCCGAACACGCCCGCTGGGAGTTCCTCGTCGCCGCAGGCCTGAAGGCAGACAAACTGGTCGCCGCCCGAGTGGGGCCGGTGGTCCTGGAGAGCACCATCAAATACCGGCGCGAACTGCGCGTCGGGGACGATTTCCGGGTCACCTGTGAATTCGAATGGGGCAGCGGGAAGACCTACCGGATCCGGCAGGAGATGATCCGTACCGACGGCACTCTGTCGGCCGAGGTGGCGGTGATCGGCGGATTGCTCGACCTGGACGCTCGGAAGTTGCTCGCCGATCCGGGTGGCCGTTTCCGCGAACTGGCCACGAATCCGGGGCTACTCGGACTCTGA
- a CDS encoding TetR/AcrR family transcriptional regulator, with product MPKVSEDHLAARRTQILDGARRCFAEFGYDGATVRRLEEAIGLSRGAIFHHYRDKDALFFALAQDDAERMAEVAANQGLVQVMRNMLADPQEYNWLGTRLEIARRLRTDPEFRAGWTQRSAELTAATLARLERRKAAGALRDDVPTDVLLGYLDLVLDGLIARIASGHTNENLTAVLDLVEASVRRRH from the coding sequence ATGCCCAAGGTCAGCGAAGATCATCTGGCCGCCCGGCGCACACAGATACTCGACGGCGCCCGTCGCTGCTTCGCCGAGTTCGGGTACGACGGCGCCACGGTCCGGCGCCTGGAGGAGGCCATCGGCCTGTCCCGCGGTGCCATCTTCCATCATTACCGCGATAAGGACGCGCTCTTCTTCGCGTTGGCCCAGGACGACGCCGAGCGGATGGCCGAGGTAGCGGCCAACCAGGGCCTGGTGCAGGTGATGCGGAATATGCTCGCCGACCCTCAGGAGTACAACTGGTTGGGTACCCGGCTCGAGATCGCCCGGCGGCTACGCACCGATCCGGAATTCCGGGCAGGCTGGACCCAGCGGTCGGCCGAACTCACCGCTGCCACCCTGGCGCGCCTCGAGCGCCGTAAAGCGGCCGGGGCGCTGCGCGACGATGTGCCCACCGATGTCCTGCTGGGCTATCTCGATCTGGTGCTGGACGGTCTCATCGCCCGTATCGCGTCGGGCCATACCAACGAAAACCTCACCGCCGTATTGGACCTCGTGGAAGCATCGGTACGCCGCCGGCACTGA